In one window of Temnothorax longispinosus isolate EJ_2023e chromosome 9, Tlon_JGU_v1, whole genome shotgun sequence DNA:
- the LOC139818784 gene encoding uncharacterized protein: MASLVADYGTSSGSDGETDDDVSDNAFKGAEQVESEGEEDEEAEDNEEENSRSNGGHVRITETTASKDKLPLPTPDFNSAPTLLRTSVFLNPFVEAERAKSAILEKHVKMTPTLDDTKMINGRKICWNYRKGRCRFGHNCTFAHDSDLHRSAAELEALRAPQETLVCQTRYNGQQQQQQQQQQILPPTNDDENEVDQENNQTANRKRKKRPGLCQLLLPSKKVYKQFKAQQQQQQQQTKTR; the protein is encoded by the exons ATGGCTTCCTTGGTCGCGGATTACGGGACCTCCTCCGGCTCGGACGGCGAGACGGACGACGACGTTTCGGACAATGC CTTCAAGGGTGCGGAGCAGGTGGAGTCGGAGGGagaggaggacgaggaggcAGAGGATAATGAGGAGGAGAACAGCAGGAGTAACGGTGGACACGTGAGAATAACTGAAACGACAGCTTCCAAAGACAAGCTTCCATTGCCGACACCAGATTTCAACAGCGCGCCCACGTTACTGAGGACCTCGGTATTCCTGAATCCGTTCGTCGAAGCGGAACGGGCGAAGAGCGCGATCCTGGAGAAGCACGTGAAGATGACGCCCACGCTGGACGACACGAAGATGATAAACGGCCGTAAGATCTGCTGGAACTATCGGAAGGGTCGTTGCCGCTTCGGCCACAACTGTACTTTCGCCCACGACTCGGATCTGCATCGCAGCGCAGCCGAATTAGAGGCCTTACGGGCTCCGCAGGAGACGCTGGTCTGTCAAACTCGGTATAATgggcagcaacagcaacagcagcagcagcagcagataCTGCCACCCACGAACGACGACGAGAATGAGGTGGATCAGGAGAACAATCAGACAGCGAACAGAAAGCGTAAGAAGAGGCCCGGCCTGTGCCAATTGTTGCTTCCGAGTAAGAAAGTCTACAAGCAGTTCAAAGcgcaacaacaacagcagcagcagcaaacCAAAACTAGATGA